A genomic stretch from Planifilum fimeticola includes:
- a CDS encoding thermonuclease family protein translates to MRTLRSLALALFLLLSFHPQVLASEEDSQRDNASASEPPTQQLPSPTKLEAKAVRVIDGTTVEVSLSDGRRETVRFLQVHVPTGRSCTPKAVDLVKRMVLGKTVQLELDHPKRDGNGRLLAYVYVNGKSVQQALLNEGLAKVAPRPADGKYVDQYRVFEDHAKALEKGIWASSACKNEDRAKGSAEGKETGNNDHNPNNTLKQSKSGNSGGRLPKTGTQHPAHALIGAGILLIGLFIYRRTA, encoded by the coding sequence TTGCGAACGCTTCGATCATTGGCCCTCGCCCTGTTCCTGCTCCTCTCCTTTCATCCGCAAGTCCTTGCCTCGGAGGAGGATTCTCAGCGGGACAACGCAAGCGCCTCCGAACCTCCCACCCAGCAGCTCCCCTCTCCCACCAAGCTGGAGGCCAAGGCGGTTCGGGTGATCGACGGGACCACCGTAGAGGTGAGCCTGTCGGATGGCCGGCGGGAGACGGTTCGGTTCCTGCAGGTCCATGTGCCCACGGGCCGTTCCTGCACGCCGAAAGCCGTAGACTTGGTCAAAAGGATGGTGCTCGGAAAGACCGTGCAGTTGGAATTGGATCATCCGAAGAGGGACGGGAACGGACGCCTCTTGGCGTATGTCTACGTGAACGGAAAATCCGTACAACAGGCCCTTCTCAACGAGGGACTTGCAAAGGTTGCCCCCCGTCCGGCCGACGGCAAGTATGTGGATCAATACCGGGTCTTTGAAGATCACGCCAAGGCGTTGGAAAAGGGGATATGGGCATCCTCCGCCTGCAAAAATGAGGATCGGGCGAAGGGCTCAGCCGAGGGAAAGGAAACCGGAAATAACGATCACAACCCTAACAACACGCTGAAACAGTCGAAATCCGGCAACAGCGGCGGCCGGCTGCCGAAGACCGGGACGCAGCATCCGGCCCATGCATTGATCGGCGCCGGAATCCTCCTGATCGGCCTCTTCATCTACCGGCGTACCGCTTGA